TGGCGTCGGCGACGCGGTCGGTCATGGCGAGGCGCACGACGAGGGCGTCGAGGAGCGCTCTGGGCACGCTGGAGCCCTTGGCGGCGCGCTGGACGTTCTCGCAGAGCGCGATCATGTGGATGATCCCGGCGACGTCGAAGGGGCGCGCGCGCGCGAGTTCTTCGCTTCGGGCGGCGTCGGAGAGCTCGACGAGCGGGGTCGCCCCGCCGCACGCCGCCAGGACCATGAGGTCGCGCAGGCGCAGCAGCAGGGCGTCGAAGAGGACGTCGACGGACGCGCCCTTGCGGAGGAGGTCGTCGGCGCGGGCGAGGGCGACGCCGGGATCGCCCGCGCCCAGCGCGTCGATCAGTTGGCCGATGAGTTCGCGGTCGGGCAGGCCCAGGAGCTCTTCGAGCAGCGTGAGGGTGAGTTTCTTGTCGCCCCCGGCGAGGAGGCGGTCGAGGAGGCTGAGGGCGTCGCGCATGGAGCCGTTGCCGAGGCGCGCGACCTGGTGGAGGAGTTCGGGGTCGGCGGCGGCGCCCTCGGCGCGGGCGACCTGGCCGAGGTGCTCGGCGATCTGGGCCGCGGGAATGTTGCGGAAGTCGAAGCGCTGGCAGCGCGACTGGATGGTGGCGGGCACCTTCTGAGCGTCGGTGGTGCAGAGGATGAACTTGACGTGCTCGGGGGGCTCTTCCATGGTCTTGAGCAGGGCGTTGAACGCCTGCGTCGAGAGCATGTGCACCTCGTCGATGATGTAGACCTTGTACTTGCCCCGCAGCGGTCGGTACGCGGCGTTGGCGATGAGTTCGCGGACGTTGTCGACGCCCGTGTTGCTGGCGGCGTCGATCTCGACGGTGTCGGTGTCCTGCCCGCTCATGATGGCGGCGTCGACCTCGGGCGAGCCCCCGTTGAGCGCCTTGGCGAAGAGGCGGGCCATGGTCGTCTTGCCCACGCCCCGCGTGCCCGTGAAGAGGTACGCGTGGGCCACCCGTCCCGAGGCGATGGCGTTGCGGAGCGTGCGGGCGATGGGCTCCTGCCCCACCACCTCGTCGAACTGCTGCGAGCGATAGCGTCGGGCGAGGGCGGTGTACGTCATGGCCGATTGTTGCCGGGGCGCGCGCGCTCCGAGGGCGACACGCGCTGGTATTCTGGCGCGCGAACTTTCACGGGGGGGTGGGGCGTGTTCGAGTTCCTGCGCAGGGAAAATCCGTCGATCGGGACCGTCTTCTTCCGCGGCAACCTCGTGCCCCGGGCCGAGGAGTTCGATTTCATGCGCCGGCACGGCGTGGAGATCACGCCCCGCGCGAACAACTCGCCCGCGAGCTGGGTCCTCACGCTCCGCCACGCGAAGTGGGGCGAGGCGACGATGATCTGCGGGCAGGACCAGCCCCCGTTTGACCCCATGTTCATCGACTACCAGAACGGGCTGACGGACGCGGAGAAGGGCGAGGCCAAGGCCGCGGGCAAGGGCGTGTCGTTCAGCGTTCCCGCGGCCCGCAAGAACGTGCTGCGCGACCGCAAGAACCTGCTGAAGTTCATGGCGTCGGCGATGGGGCGCGACGCGGTGGTCGCGCTCGACCACCTGTCCACGCTGTTCTGGACGCGCGAGATGCTGAAAGAGGAGCTGTCGCACGACGCCGACCTCGACATCGCCGCGATCTTCGCGATCCACGCCGTGTGCGACGACACCAACGCCGAATCGCCCCGCGCGTCGTGGATCCACACGCACGGGCTGGGCGAGCTGGGCGCGTTCGACTTTGACATCGTGCGCCCGAGCAAGGAGTTCAGCGCCGACTGCTCCGGGTTCGTCAGCGCCATGGCCCAGGCGGTCCTCGAGGGCGCGGTGAAGCCGGACACGCCCGAGTTCATGATCGCCCACCCCGGGGGCGTCGTCCGGATGGTGCCCGCGGCGGACTTCGACCGCGAGGCCCCGCCCGAGGACGTCGCGCTGCGGGGCGGCGGGAACGAGCCCGGGCACACCGACGCGCGCAGCGTGCTGTGCGAGCCGGCGAAGCGCGGCCTGATGTCGCGCATGCTGGGCAAGGGCGGCGGGGTGCGCCCGTCGCGCTTCTGCTCGGAGGGCTCGCTCGAGGGCGTCGTGCTCCGGATCTCCTCCGCCGCCACCGATCTCATGAGCGCCCGCGCCGCGGCGACCACGGGGGTCTTCCGCGCGTTCCTCGAGGAGTTCCGCGAGTTCGAGCTGCCCGCGCTCGTCAAGATGGGCTACCCGACCGACGCCGAGGGCGAGGGCGGGCGCGAGCACCTGTGGTTCGAGGTGCACGAGGTCTTCGACGACGGCGTGGACGCGACGCTCGTGAACCAGCCGCACGACATCGCGTCGATGCGCCAGGGCCAGCGCGGGCGCCATCCCTTCACGCGCCTCACCGACTGGA
The sequence above is drawn from the Planctomycetota bacterium genome and encodes:
- the dnaX gene encoding DNA polymerase III subunit gamma/tau, coding for MTYTALARRYRSQQFDEVVGQEPIARTLRNAIASGRVAHAYLFTGTRGVGKTTMARLFAKALNGGSPEVDAAIMSGQDTDTVEIDAASNTGVDNVRELIANAAYRPLRGKYKVYIIDEVHMLSTQAFNALLKTMEEPPEHVKFILCTTDAQKVPATIQSRCQRFDFRNIPAAQIAEHLGQVARAEGAAADPELLHQVARLGNGSMRDALSLLDRLLAGGDKKLTLTLLEELLGLPDRELIGQLIDALGAGDPGVALARADDLLRKGASVDVLFDALLLRLRDLMVLAACGGATPLVELSDAARSEELARARPFDVAGIIHMIALCENVQRAAKGSSVPRALLDALVVRLAMTDRVADATAIVAGKAQEQPAKKR
- a CDS encoding DUF4026 domain-containing protein, translating into MFEFLRRENPSIGTVFFRGNLVPRAEEFDFMRRHGVEITPRANNSPASWVLTLRHAKWGEATMICGQDQPPFDPMFIDYQNGLTDAEKGEAKAAGKGVSFSVPAARKNVLRDRKNLLKFMASAMGRDAVVALDHLSTLFWTREMLKEELSHDADLDIAAIFAIHAVCDDTNAESPRASWIHTHGLGELGAFDFDIVRPSKEFSADCSGFVSAMAQAVLEGAVKPDTPEFMIAHPGGVVRMVPAADFDREAPPEDVALRGGGNEPGHTDARSVLCEPAKRGLMSRMLGKGGGVRPSRFCSEGSLEGVVLRISSAATDLMSARAAATTGVFRAFLEEFREFELPALVKMGYPTDAEGEGGREHLWFEVHEVFDDGVDATLVNQPHDIASMRQGQRGRHPFTRLTDWTIMSPFGAITPSGLSNARVLRQNAPMLREMLAKARDQGRGA